One stretch of Chryseobacterium fluminis DNA includes these proteins:
- a CDS encoding winged helix-turn-helix transcriptional regulator yields the protein MTAIKESSTIQQNKKYALDSCPVTYVMEKIGGFWKPIILYHLSNGDKRYSELKRAIPAVTEKMLIQHLKQLEYDGLIIRTAKPVVPPHVTYELSNAGKGLIPVIHAMAEWAFKDRDGEYGG from the coding sequence ATGACAGCCATTAAAGAAAGTTCAACCATTCAGCAGAATAAAAAATATGCACTGGATTCTTGTCCCGTAACGTACGTGATGGAAAAAATCGGGGGATTCTGGAAACCTATTATCCTGTACCATCTTTCAAATGGTGATAAGAGATACAGCGAATTAAAACGCGCCATTCCGGCAGTAACAGAAAAGATGCTGATTCAGCATTTAAAACAACTGGAATATGACGGATTGATCATAAGAACTGCAAAACCGGTCGTTCCGCCTCATGTCACGTATGAATTAAGTAATGCCGGAAAAGGATTGATTCCCGTTATTCATGCCATGGCGGAGTGGGCTTTTAAAGATAGGGATGGGGAGTATGGTGGTTAA
- a CDS encoding ankyrin repeat domain-containing protein: MKKLMVLITVFLSFVFISAQEKGKSIFDIARSGTVDEVKEQMKKDPDIINQVNENGFSPLILACYRGNMEVAKFLMDHVKDINYKSQEGTALAGLAVRYNRDLVIYLLSKGADPNIADATGSTPLFWAVKSGNQELTELLLKYKAAKSVKDAKGVTPFEYAMQTNNKDIINLLKN, encoded by the coding sequence ATGAAAAAACTAATGGTCTTAATCACTGTTTTCCTTAGTTTTGTATTTATTTCAGCGCAGGAAAAAGGTAAATCGATCTTCGATATTGCCAGGAGCGGAACGGTCGATGAGGTAAAAGAACAGATGAAAAAAGATCCGGATATTATTAATCAAGTCAATGAAAATGGCTTTTCACCGCTTATTCTGGCATGCTACAGGGGCAATATGGAAGTAGCCAAATTTCTGATGGATCATGTAAAGGATATCAATTATAAAAGTCAGGAAGGAACAGCATTAGCAGGGCTGGCTGTAAGATATAACAGGGATCTGGTGATCTACCTTTTATCCAAAGGTGCAGATCCCAATATTGCAGATGCTACCGGATCAACCCCTTTATTCTGGGCTGTAAAATCAGGAAACCAGGAACTCACGGAATTATTGCTGAAATACAAAGCTGCGAAATCTGTAAAAGATGCTAAAGGAGTGACGCCGTTTGAATATGCTATGCAGACAAATAATAAAGATATCATCAACCTTTTAAAGAATTAA
- a CDS encoding YceI family protein, with the protein MKKLILLTASLLLTNLAYAQKYSSKTGRVTFEASVPLFEDVVARDDNNVIVVNADTGDLASISVVKNFHFKTKLMEEHFNESYAETAKYPKATFTGKILNFDQSKLTATPQKYTIKGKLNFHGVNNPVTSIATIYTKDGKIYMQGSFVAKAADYKVTIPKMVMKKVAESVNVEYNYIVVKQ; encoded by the coding sequence ATGAAAAAATTAATATTACTGACAGCTTCGTTACTATTAACCAACCTGGCCTATGCTCAAAAATACAGTTCCAAGACCGGTAGAGTCACCTTTGAAGCCTCGGTTCCCCTATTTGAAGATGTAGTGGCCAGGGATGATAATAATGTCATTGTGGTGAACGCAGATACCGGGGATCTGGCATCTATTTCAGTGGTAAAGAACTTCCACTTTAAAACAAAACTGATGGAAGAGCATTTCAATGAAAGTTATGCAGAAACGGCAAAATACCCGAAGGCTACGTTTACCGGGAAAATTTTAAACTTTGATCAATCAAAACTTACAGCAACCCCGCAGAAATATACCATCAAGGGAAAATTGAATTTTCACGGAGTCAATAATCCGGTGACTTCAATCGCTACCATTTATACCAAAGACGGAAAAATCTATATGCAGGGAAGTTTTGTGGCAAAAGCAGCAGATTATAAGGTGACCATACCGAAAATGGTGATGAAAAAAGTGGCGGAGTCTGTAAATGTAGAGTATAACTATATCGTAGTAAAACAATGA
- a CDS encoding DUF3467 domain-containing protein, producing the protein MDNNQNPQDGNINIELNEMVAAGIYANLALVNHSPSEFVVDFIQLMPGVQQAKVRSRVILAPLHAKRVLSALQQNIANYEQQFGEIKEVEPFVLGGNNVQA; encoded by the coding sequence ATGGACAATAATCAAAATCCGCAAGACGGAAACATCAACATCGAATTAAACGAAATGGTAGCTGCTGGTATCTATGCTAACTTAGCTTTGGTAAACCACTCTCCATCTGAATTCGTAGTAGATTTCATCCAGTTAATGCCAGGTGTACAACAAGCTAAAGTAAGATCAAGAGTTATTCTTGCTCCCCTTCACGCTAAAAGAGTACTTTCTGCCCTTCAGCAAAATATTGCTAACTATGAGCAGCAATTCGGAGAAATCAAAGAAGTTGAACCTTTCGTATTAGGAGGAAACAACGTACAAGCGTAA
- a CDS encoding helix-turn-helix domain-containing protein: MENQVVEIYNSVSEYNKMANQETLHPLVSVIDFSKSDPICQHLRTFGFYTVFLKDVMCGDMLYGKHSYDYQEGTLVFIAPGQTYGIYNKDKFVQPAGFALIFHADLLKGTNLGKNIKDYNFFSYDVHEALHLSEKEREIILECFKNIKHELSQAIDKHSKSLIVNNIELFLNYCMRFYDRQFITRDHVNQGVIGKFENLLNEYLKSDKPKNMGFPMVNYFAEQLHLSANYFGDIIKKEMGISAQEFIHNKLIEIAKEQIFDDTKKSISEISYDLGFKYPQHFTRLFKSKVGVSPTEYKALN, translated from the coding sequence ATGGAAAATCAGGTAGTTGAAATTTATAACAGTGTCTCAGAATACAATAAAATGGCGAATCAGGAGACCCTGCATCCGTTGGTAAGCGTGATCGATTTTTCAAAATCTGACCCCATTTGTCAGCATTTGAGAACCTTTGGTTTTTATACCGTCTTCCTGAAGGATGTCATGTGCGGAGATATGCTGTACGGCAAACACAGCTATGATTACCAGGAAGGAACTTTGGTGTTCATTGCGCCGGGACAGACGTATGGCATTTATAATAAAGATAAATTTGTGCAGCCGGCAGGTTTTGCTTTAATTTTCCATGCTGATTTATTAAAAGGAACCAATCTGGGTAAAAATATTAAAGACTATAACTTCTTTTCGTACGATGTTCACGAAGCACTGCATCTTTCGGAAAAAGAAAGGGAAATTATTCTTGAATGTTTTAAAAATATAAAACATGAACTCTCCCAAGCGATCGATAAACACAGTAAATCATTAATTGTTAATAATATTGAATTGTTTTTAAATTACTGCATGCGCTTTTACGACCGCCAGTTTATTACGAGAGATCATGTCAATCAGGGCGTTATCGGGAAATTTGAAAATCTTTTGAATGAGTATCTGAAATCTGATAAGCCTAAAAACATGGGTTTCCCGATGGTGAATTATTTTGCAGAACAGCTTCATCTTTCCGCTAATTATTTCGGTGATATCATTAAAAAGGAAATGGGGATCTCCGCACAGGAATTTATCCACAACAAATTAATAGAGATCGCCAAAGAGCAGATTTTTGATGATACTAAAAAATCAATCAGTGAAATATCCTATGATCTGGGATTTAAATATCCACAACACTTTACCAGACTGTTCAAAAGTAAAGTCGGAGTGTCCCCGACTGAATATAAAGCCTTGAACTAA
- a CDS encoding T9SS type A sorting domain-containing protein has product MKKVLLALSFALANFAWAQFSSGTVALPAAAMSVKLDTNATTATITLTGDSNSMLGIGFGNVGMASGSDGFIYNSSANRDYTFNGLTSPTADASQDWTQVSNTVSGTTRTVVATRSLNGSSGDFVIPNAAGSINIYYARTPGSQNLGYHSGNRDYATLTMGAVLGTNEASLADKKVKLYPNPAKDRVSFKNADQIKSVDIYESTGRKVKSVKPEGESIPVEDLKAGSYYFEIILKDGSAAYEKLIKE; this is encoded by the coding sequence ATGAAAAAAGTTTTACTAGCATTAAGTTTTGCTCTTGCTAATTTTGCATGGGCACAGTTTAGCTCAGGAACCGTAGCTCTACCGGCTGCGGCCATGTCCGTGAAGTTAGATACCAATGCCACAACAGCAACCATTACCTTAACCGGTGATAGCAATTCTATGTTGGGGATCGGTTTTGGAAATGTAGGCATGGCTTCCGGTTCTGACGGTTTTATCTACAATTCATCTGCTAACAGAGATTATACTTTTAACGGCCTTACATCGCCGACAGCAGATGCTTCCCAGGACTGGACACAAGTATCGAATACCGTTTCAGGAACAACAAGAACGGTGGTGGCCACAAGATCTCTTAACGGCAGCAGCGGTGATTTCGTCATTCCGAATGCTGCAGGATCGATCAATATTTATTATGCAAGAACTCCGGGAAGCCAAAATTTAGGCTATCATTCCGGAAACAGAGACTATGCAACGTTGACGATGGGAGCAGTATTGGGAACAAATGAAGCTTCCTTAGCTGATAAAAAGGTGAAACTTTACCCAAATCCTGCAAAAGACAGGGTAAGTTTCAAAAATGCAGATCAGATAAAATCTGTTGATATTTATGAATCAACAGGACGAAAAGTAAAATCTGTAAAACCGGAAGGAGAAAGTATCCCTGTGGAAGATTTAAAAGCGGGGAGCTATTATTTCGAAATTATCCTGAAAGACGGATCTGCTGCTTATGAAAAGCTGATTAAAGAATAA
- a CDS encoding alkaline phosphatase family protein has translation MKRGLQLLMMVFSLTVFAQKGIVDTAQIIIPNRYNTAEAQAKPYLIMISTDGFRYDYAEKYNAKNLLRYSSQGVRAKAMIPGYPSITFPNHWTLMTGLYPSHHGLIDNFFYDYKRNASYAMNDRKNAEDGSWYGGMPLWGLAENQGMVSASLMWVGSASDAGGKRPTYYYPYHEKFSPSEKVDKVIDWLKLPMDQRPHFISLYFPEVDGSGHHFGPDTKETEDAVHLIDKAIGELVQKVNDLGLKNVSFVFVSDHGMIKVDSGAPLEIPAILSDKNRFDYYNSQTLLRVYVKNPEEVKTVYKELKAEKTENYEVYLDKKLPKYLHFRTKDDRYSRIGQILLIPRAPKIFLEKGKKTSVGKHGYNPKLVPEMKATFMAWGPEFKTNLIIDEFQNTNVYPLIAEILGLKIDQPIDGKLKVLKETLKK, from the coding sequence ATGAAGCGAGGATTACAACTGTTAATGATGGTTTTTTCATTGACCGTTTTTGCCCAGAAAGGAATAGTAGATACGGCTCAGATTATTATCCCCAACCGGTATAATACTGCTGAAGCTCAGGCTAAACCTTATCTGATTATGATTTCTACAGATGGGTTCCGGTATGATTATGCTGAGAAATACAATGCGAAGAATCTTTTAAGATATTCAAGCCAGGGGGTTCGGGCAAAAGCAATGATTCCCGGGTATCCCAGTATCACATTCCCAAATCACTGGACTCTGATGACGGGTTTGTATCCTTCTCATCATGGGTTGATCGACAATTTTTTCTACGACTATAAGAGAAATGCCTCTTATGCAATGAATGACCGTAAAAATGCTGAAGACGGAAGCTGGTACGGCGGAATGCCATTATGGGGGCTGGCCGAAAATCAGGGGATGGTTTCCGCTTCACTGATGTGGGTAGGTTCTGCCAGTGATGCAGGCGGGAAGAGACCTACTTATTACTATCCTTATCATGAAAAGTTTTCACCATCAGAAAAAGTAGATAAAGTGATCGACTGGCTTAAACTGCCAATGGATCAGAGACCCCACTTTATTTCGTTGTATTTTCCGGAAGTTGACGGAAGCGGACATCATTTCGGACCGGATACCAAAGAAACAGAAGATGCTGTTCATCTGATTGATAAAGCAATAGGTGAGCTGGTACAAAAAGTAAATGATCTGGGATTGAAAAATGTAAGCTTTGTTTTTGTTTCAGACCACGGAATGATAAAAGTAGACAGCGGCGCTCCACTTGAAATTCCTGCCATTTTATCGGATAAAAACAGGTTTGATTATTATAACTCCCAGACATTATTAAGAGTATACGTCAAAAATCCGGAAGAAGTTAAAACGGTTTATAAAGAACTGAAAGCTGAGAAAACAGAAAACTATGAAGTTTATTTAGATAAAAAGTTACCGAAATACCTGCACTTCAGAACAAAAGATGACCGTTACAGCCGAATCGGACAGATTCTTTTAATTCCAAGAGCTCCAAAAATATTTTTAGAAAAGGGAAAAAAGACCTCCGTCGGAAAACATGGCTACAACCCAAAGCTTGTTCCGGAAATGAAAGCTACTTTCATGGCCTGGGGACCGGAATTTAAAACTAATCTTATAATTGACGAATTTCAGAATACCAATGTCTATCCTTTAATAGCTGAAATCTTAGGACTAAAAATCGACCAGCCGATTGATGGTAAACTAAAAGTACTGAAAGAAACATTAAAAAAATAA
- a CDS encoding DUF5777 family beta-barrel protein, which translates to MTKALLFLSILVSGFVCAQEDLLKDIDTLQTTDNIQPPAFKALQIVTGQSTKLSAKKEWYIVVAHRFGDVSEGFKNFFGLDDASTKLGVIYGVKDWLSLSLSRETNMKTFEGGAKYRLVKQNENFPVDIVGYNVMALNTELDQDNYPYLKFGDRLSYLTQALVSRRFSDKFSLQLTPSYVHKNLYEPTNEGKNQFLTGLGGRYKISKRISVNAEYFVNFDSHRFYKNPLSLGMDIETGGHVFQLLFTNSQINSDIGYLTNASGKWEKGQIFFGFNLYRVF; encoded by the coding sequence ATGACAAAAGCTCTCTTATTTTTGTCAATATTAGTCTCAGGTTTTGTCTGCGCTCAGGAAGATCTGCTGAAGGATATTGACACCCTGCAAACAACTGATAACATACAGCCACCAGCCTTCAAAGCATTACAGATCGTTACCGGACAGTCTACGAAATTATCTGCAAAAAAGGAATGGTATATCGTCGTAGCCCACCGCTTTGGAGACGTAAGCGAGGGTTTTAAAAACTTTTTCGGTCTGGATGATGCCTCTACCAAACTCGGGGTTATTTATGGAGTTAAAGACTGGCTTTCATTAAGCCTTTCCAGAGAAACCAATATGAAGACCTTTGAAGGTGGTGCCAAATACAGACTGGTGAAACAAAATGAAAACTTTCCGGTGGATATCGTCGGATATAATGTAATGGCTCTGAATACAGAACTGGATCAAGATAATTATCCCTATCTGAAATTCGGCGACAGACTTTCTTATCTCACCCAGGCTTTGGTCTCTAGGAGGTTCAGTGATAAATTTTCATTACAGCTGACCCCTTCGTATGTTCATAAAAACCTTTACGAGCCGACTAATGAAGGCAAAAATCAGTTTTTAACCGGATTGGGCGGACGTTATAAGATTTCGAAGAGGATCTCTGTTAACGCGGAATATTTTGTGAATTTTGACAGCCACCGTTTTTATAAAAACCCATTGTCTTTAGGCATGGATATAGAAACAGGCGGGCATGTCTTCCAGCTGTTATTTACCAATTCCCAGATCAACTCAGATATCGGTTATCTGACAAATGCTTCGGGAAAGTGGGAGAAAGGACAGATTTTTTTCGGGTTTAATCTTTACAGAGTTTTTTAA
- a CDS encoding Crp/Fnr family transcriptional regulator, which yields MINNKFILDKFGFLGSDFYGELREHAIFTDIKAKTEIIREGQKNKYVPFLISGSIKVFSLNDGRELIYYYIRPNDSCLMTFSSIFTDYTSRVYAVSEEDSEVMLIPVSVIHEWLIRYPQINKIFYGEYHRRFSDIMNMVNDAVFHKLDIRILNYIKQQISVTGNNPVKLTHKEIANNMGTSREVVSRVLKKMENEGQIFQNKNGIGMPVKEVVR from the coding sequence ATGATAAATAACAAATTTATTTTGGATAAGTTTGGGTTTCTAGGCAGTGACTTCTACGGAGAACTCCGGGAACATGCGATCTTCACAGATATAAAAGCAAAAACTGAAATCATCAGGGAAGGACAGAAAAATAAATATGTTCCTTTCCTCATCAGCGGTTCTATCAAGGTTTTTTCACTCAACGATGGCAGAGAGCTGATTTATTATTATATAAGACCCAATGACAGCTGCCTCATGACTTTTTCATCTATATTTACGGATTATACCAGCAGAGTCTATGCTGTCAGTGAAGAAGATTCCGAGGTTATGCTCATTCCGGTTTCGGTAATACATGAATGGCTGATCCGATATCCTCAGATCAACAAAATATTCTACGGTGAATACCACAGAAGATTTTCCGATATTATGAATATGGTCAATGACGCTGTATTTCATAAGCTCGACATCCGTATTTTAAATTATATCAAACAGCAGATCTCAGTTACAGGGAACAATCCTGTTAAGCTCACCCATAAAGAAATTGCCAATAATATGGGAACTTCCCGAGAGGTGGTAAGCCGGGTTCTGAAAAAAATGGAAAATGAAGGTCAGATCTTTCAGAATAAAAACGGTATCGGAATGCCTGTAAAAGAGGTGGTTAGATAA
- a CDS encoding NAD(P)H-binding protein — MKMVITGSLGNVAKPLVQQLIAEGHDITVISSSESKKNEIENLGAKAAIGSITDLDFLTETFKGNDAAFLMTPPNMGFKDIVENTINAGKNYAEAVKQSAIKKVVMLSSTGVESPAENGPIKGLHFIEKFYNALEDTSVTFLRAGYFYINFFNDIPLIKNAGILGANYGGDIHVPLVHPKDIAVTAAEALVENSEGKNIRYIVSDIRPATDLAKVFGAAIGKPELPWVEFKDEESLNGMLQAGVPNEIAELYTEMGRGLRSGIVQKDFIDHGSSVTGATKLEAFAREFAEKFKA; from the coding sequence ATGAAAATGGTTATCACAGGCTCATTAGGAAACGTAGCAAAACCTCTTGTTCAACAATTAATTGCTGAAGGGCACGACATTACCGTAATCAGCAGCAGCGAATCTAAAAAAAACGAAATAGAAAATTTAGGGGCGAAAGCGGCCATCGGGTCCATTACAGATCTAGATTTTTTAACTGAAACTTTTAAAGGTAATGATGCAGCATTTTTAATGACGCCTCCCAATATGGGGTTTAAAGACATTGTCGAAAACACCATTAATGCAGGGAAAAATTATGCTGAAGCCGTTAAGCAGTCCGCTATAAAAAAAGTAGTGATGCTAAGCAGTACTGGTGTGGAGTCTCCTGCAGAAAACGGTCCTATAAAAGGACTTCATTTTATTGAAAAATTTTACAATGCGTTGGAAGATACCTCGGTTACTTTCCTGAGAGCCGGTTATTTTTACATTAATTTTTTCAACGATATTCCTTTAATTAAAAACGCAGGCATTCTCGGAGCCAATTATGGTGGAGATATTCATGTTCCACTGGTACACCCAAAAGATATTGCCGTGACTGCCGCAGAAGCACTGGTCGAAAATTCTGAAGGTAAAAATATAAGATATATCGTTAGTGATATCCGTCCTGCTACTGATCTTGCCAAGGTTTTCGGAGCTGCTATCGGAAAACCTGAGCTTCCCTGGGTTGAGTTTAAAGATGAAGAGTCCCTGAACGGAATGCTTCAGGCCGGAGTGCCCAATGAAATTGCGGAGCTGTATACCGAAATGGGACGAGGCTTAAGATCCGGTATTGTCCAGAAAGATTTTATTGATCACGGTTCTTCCGTTACCGGAGCAACCAAATTGGAGGCGTTTGCCAGAGAGTTTGCAGAGAAATTTAAAGCTTAA
- a CDS encoding NAD(P)-dependent alcohol dehydrogenase: MSTVKAYGAESKTADLAEINIERRTVTPKDIEIEILYCGVCHSDLHTARNDWGGSMYPVVPGHEIVGRITNVGSEVSKFKIGDLAAVGCMVDSCGHCDSCKHDLEQYCENGFTGTYNGQDKHLGGHTFGGYSQKVVVDEGFVLSVPENLDLAAVAPLLCAGITTWSPLRHWNVGANSKVAVVGLGGLGHMAIKLAKGLGAEVTLFSRTPGKTEDAKKLGADHVIISTDDSQMKSVTSKFDLIIDTVPYDHDINPYVATLGINGTHVLVGFIGKMEEALFTPPMIMGRKSVAGSVIGGIAETQEMLDFCGKNNIVSDIELIKMQDINQAYERMLKSDVKYRFVIDMQSL, from the coding sequence ATGAGCACAGTAAAAGCTTACGGAGCAGAATCCAAGACTGCGGATTTAGCGGAAATTAATATTGAAAGAAGAACAGTAACACCTAAAGATATAGAAATAGAAATTCTGTATTGTGGTGTTTGTCACTCGGATCTTCATACGGCAAGAAATGACTGGGGCGGATCTATGTATCCTGTTGTTCCGGGACACGAAATTGTCGGAAGAATCACCAATGTAGGAAGCGAGGTTTCAAAATTTAAAATCGGAGACCTGGCTGCAGTCGGCTGTATGGTAGATTCGTGCGGACACTGCGACAGCTGTAAACATGATCTGGAACAGTACTGCGAAAATGGATTTACAGGAACCTATAACGGCCAGGACAAGCATTTGGGAGGTCATACTTTCGGGGGCTATTCCCAGAAAGTAGTGGTAGATGAAGGGTTTGTACTTAGCGTACCTGAAAACCTGGATCTTGCAGCAGTAGCACCGCTTCTTTGTGCAGGAATTACGACGTGGTCGCCTTTAAGACATTGGAATGTAGGTGCGAATTCCAAAGTTGCGGTAGTAGGTCTGGGAGGTTTAGGACATATGGCCATTAAACTGGCAAAAGGTCTGGGCGCTGAAGTAACTTTATTTTCAAGAACTCCGGGAAAAACTGAGGACGCGAAAAAATTAGGGGCAGATCATGTGATCATTTCTACCGACGACTCTCAAATGAAATCTGTAACCAGTAAATTTGACTTGATCATTGATACAGTTCCTTATGATCATGATATTAATCCTTACGTTGCTACTTTGGGCATAAACGGAACTCATGTTTTGGTAGGTTTTATCGGTAAAATGGAAGAAGCTCTGTTTACACCACCCATGATTATGGGAAGAAAATCTGTAGCAGGATCAGTAATCGGAGGAATTGCCGAAACCCAGGAAATGCTTGATTTCTGTGGAAAAAACAATATTGTTTCCGATATTGAATTAATTAAAATGCAGGATATCAACCAGGCTTATGAAAGAATGCTGAAAAGCGATGTAAAATACCGTTTTGTCATTGATATGCAGTCTTTATAG